Within Lolium rigidum isolate FL_2022 chromosome 5, APGP_CSIRO_Lrig_0.1, whole genome shotgun sequence, the genomic segment ACTGTGTGGATACTTTTTTTTTTAGAACCCGTAGGAGCTCAGCGTGTCATTCCATTAAGCATCGGGAGGAGAAACAACAACAGTTCTTCATCGTACAAGAATGCTAGGGTTTAGCTCCAACAATCACAGATGATCGTCGCCGcatcagcacccacggcaccccacACACACACCTCCTAAGCAGTGCTATCCTCGCACtcagggccggctctggcccagGGCAAGAGGTGCGACGGCCCGGGGCCCATCCAATATAGGGGCCCATATGTGCTGCGTGCGAACGTATATGCCATAGTAGAAGAAAAAAGGCCCACGTTTTGACGTATCGAACAACAAGGCCAGGCGTCCAGGAAACCAAACATAGATTTCCCTCGATCGCTATTGACGTTTCCTTTGCCTGGATCGAATCTGGCACGGAGTTCCTCCTCTGTCGGCTCATCTCCCTCATCCCACCCCTGAAATCCTTAGTCCCTGTTTTGCTAATCACACATGGTCAAAGATAGTACGAGACATAGGCACAGGATCGAGGAGAGATCAAGATCAACAGGTAAATCTTGATAGATGCTTCTGGCCGATTCTAGTTTTTGTGCTCAGTCAAAATTAATCAATCTATGActgctctttctttctttctaaaACAATGGCAGGCTATAGCTGCTTCCTTTCAGTTTGTCAGTTCGTTTGAGCTCATTTGTGGAGGGGGAAACTTGCTGCATTAAAAAATGTATGGAACTCTCGTTTCTCGTGATTACTTCTTGGAGGTTTGTTCACAcactattttctgttttgttcacTGTAGCATCTATGATACATGGTTTGAAAAAAGGCATCTCAGATTTCTAATGCTACTGAAgaattatcaatggtaattagttcaaacaaaaaatatcaatactgttgtgaagtgtatatgtggattgctagccctttccatcagttcggacttttggttctaagtggctagtgcatgaagtatGCAATTGATTTTTTTTCTCTGTTGGGCCCATTGATAGAGTTCGCCCTGGGGCCTTCGAAATCCTTGAGCCGGCCCTGCTCGCACTGTCCCACGTCTATAAACTCCCCAGGATGCCCACTCACGGGAAACTTCCACAGCCAAGCTAGCGCGGGCATCAAACACTCACCCGTTCCTCTCCAGCCAGATCGATCAAATGACCAACAAAACCAGGGAGTTGAGAACCTTGTTGGCTACCTCATGGGGTCGCTCGCTCAGCGTCAGATCACATGGAGTGCCGATGTCGATGTTGGCATGGTAGGATGCCAGCCCAGGTTCTGAAAAGCGGCAGCCCAAACCGCCGTGGCAAAGGGGCAATGGAGAACGAGGTGGTCGTATGTCTCCGCCGCCGAGTTGCACAGAGGGCAGGTAGTATGGTTTGGCAGTCCGCGTCGCTGGAGTCGGTCGGCAGTCCAGCACCTCTGCCAGATCGCAAGCCAGCCATGGAAGCGGAATTTCATTGGCGCATCGATCGCCTGATCATCTCTTCTCGATCGACAGCTGCTGGCAGTGCCATCTGTACACCCGAAGTGCAGAACTGTTTGCATCCTCATAGTTTCACTCGACAACCAGATCACCTCTTCCAGCTCGTGTACACCAGCAAATGGAGCGCATCAAACTGGCCTTCCTGTGGCATATGCACATTCCTGAGAGCCCAGGATCATCATCACGAGCTGGGCAGCATACCATCTGATCAAGAGTAATCAGTTTTTCATCCCTTTTCTGGAAACGAAATGAGTTGGAAGCACTTACACCTGATTTTTCCTCATCACATTTCCATGGCCTTCCTGCATTGAACAAGTCAATACCATGACTTGTATTCTCCAGTGTGCCCTCCACTTATTTCGACGGTGTTGCTCCCGAGTAGCTCATCTGTATGGATAGGACAGGCTGGAGACTACAAGTCAACATCCAGAACCCTTTGGATTTTTCCTCATCACAACTAGTCAATAACGTGCCCTGTGTTTTATCCAGATTATAATTGTTCTTCAAAGCATGTCATCCAAAATACTGCATTACTCACATCACCAGTGGACAACCCTGTTGTCTTCATTTGTTCTCAGGAACTACCAATCCTTCACATGGTAAGTCCCCTGATCCATtcaccttgcgcttcttgttttcCAAATCTGTTCTCTTATAGTTGCCATGCCTCTTCTGCCTTTCAATATCAGTACATCGGAGTCCAGATCACGATCTGATTATAGTTCAGAGAGAGGAAGAGGGCCAGGATCTCCCTTGCAGACTGCAAAGGCTCTTCTCCATCATACGTACACCAAAGGATCGTGCATCATTTTACCATGGTGAATCCAATTATTTTCCTTCTTGCCTTCGCTACTCTACACACAGTTGTTGCCTACCCCTACCCCTCCACTGCAACTCCCTCAAATGTCTGGAATTCTAGTAACGGTGCCATTCTGGGGAGTGGCACCGCCTTATACTCAATCTACTTTGGATTCAACAGCATGGACGGTCATGCGTTCACTCTCTATCTTCCTCAGGGTGAGTGGCCCCATCTGGTCTGCCAACCCTGATAATCCTGTAAGCCGAGACGCCATCTTGACCTTCACCAAAGAAGGGAATCTGCTGCTCAACGAGGGTGATGGCACCCTGATCTGGTCCACAGACACGAAGAGCAACTCAGCAGGCATGCGCCTAGATTTTTTGGGAAACCTTGTGTTGTTTGATCAGAACAACTCATCTTTGTGGCAGTCGTTCAATCACCCGACCGATACATTGGTCCTGGGGCAATCACTCTGTAGGGGCATGAACATAAGTGTAAAACCATCCAACACAAAATGGCCATCTGCTCGGATTTATCTTTCTGCAGTGTTTGAAGGGCTGCAGTATTCTTACCAACCAACGGGCTATTCAAAACTGATCAGTGACactgctagcacaacaccaaattGTTATGCATTTGTCAACAGCAGCTTCGGATTCCCAGATCAGGTCTTCTCACTGCCGCCAGCAAGATCATTGCAATATATGCGGTTAGAGTCCGATGGCCATTTGAGGCTTTACGAGGTTCAGCATGACAACACGGTCCGACAGCCATTGTTTGATATATTAAGCATAGCCATGAAATTCTGCGATTACCCAATGGCCTGCGGTGATTATGGTGTTTGCAGCGATGGACAGTGTTCTTGCCCTAGTTTGAGCTATTTTAGGCCCCAAAATGAACGGCATCCAAATGCTGGGTGTACGCTCTTAACCACTATTTCCTGTGACCATGCAGATGAACACCAGTTGCAACCACTCAACAATGTTTCTTACTTCAGTGACAGCATGTTCCGGTCATTGGCCACTTCAAGTCTATCAGAAGAGGTCTGCAAACAATCTTGCTTAACGGACTGCTCTTGCAGGGTTGCCCTTTACCAATATTATGGTTACAGTCAGGATGGTTCCTGCGTGTTGTTATCAGAGCAGAAGCTAATTTCTCTTGCAGAAGGTTCATCGGACAACAACCTTTTTTCAGCATACATCAAGATACAAGGCAAAAAAACAAGAAATAGGAGGATCAGAACTATAGTTGGCTCAATAACTGCAGGTCTCTCCGCACTTGCGATCTTATTCTCCATTATCATGTGGAAATTGTGTAAGAAAGAGGAAGAACCGCTCTTTGATAGCATACCTGGGACACCAAAGCGTTTCTCCTTTTACGAGTTGAAGGAAGCTACCAGCAACTTCTCTGTGAAGCTTGGGAGTGGTGGCTTTGGGTCAGTCTTCAAAGGCAAGATAGGAAGTGAAACAATCGCCATCAAACGTTTGGAGGGTGTTGCACAAGGAACTGAGGAGTTCTTAGCAGAGGTCATGACAATTGGCAGAATGCATCATCTCAATCTTGTCAGGTTGATAGGGTTTTGTGCTGAGAAATCTCACAGGCTTCTAGTCTATGAGTATCTTTGCAACGGTTCATTGGATAAATGGATATTTCATGCACCTTCTGCTTTCACTCTATCTTGGAAAACTCGACGTAACATCATAACGACCATTGCCAGGGGTTTGTCTTACCTCCATGAAGAATGCAAGGAAAAGATTGCCCACTTGGACATCAAGCCACAGAACATTCTCCTTGATGATAAGTTCAACGCAAAGCTCTCTGATTTTGGACTATCCAAAATGATAAATAGGGACCAGAGCACAATTATGACTCGAATGCGAGGCACTCGTGGATACTTAGCTCCCGAATGGCTGGGCTCAAAAATCACCGAGAAGGCTGACATCTACAGCTTTGGCATTGTGGTGGTGGAAATCATCTGTGGCCGGGAGAATTTGGACGAATCGCTGCCTGAGGAGAGCGTCCATCTCGTAAGCCTGCTTGAAGAAAAGGCAAGGTCTGGTCAGCTGCTTGATTTAGTGGACAGTGGCAGCAATGATATGCAATTTCATATGGAGGAGGCGATGGAAGCGATGCGGCTTGCAATGTGGTGCTTGCAGGTTGATAGCAGCAGAAGGCCCTTGATGTCAACAGTCGCAAAGGTGCTGGAAGGTGTGACGAGCTTGGAGGCTTCACCTGACTACAGCTTTGTCCCTAGTTTTGCATCAAACCACACTGGTGCTGCAGGGTCAAGTTCTTCATATGTACCATTGGGATCACATTTATCAGGGCCTAGATGAAAGCCTCACAACAATAAGAGGCAAATGTATCATGTTTTATCTTATGCTTTGCAATGCAAATAATGATGATTTTACCAGTATCATGTTTACTGTTGTTGCACTCACAACTGACAACGAGGACTAGAATGTACTCTTGAACCTGGTTTAGAATTAGTTATCTGACAGTTTCATGTCTTTGCTAGATGTTTTTGCATGCAACTGAGCAACTGGGTATTGCAATTTTGGTCATGTGCACTACTGGACTCAGAACAAAGAAAAACTCAATAACAACTTCTAGACTAAGAAAAGAGCAAACAATATATGTTTGTGTGGATGGGTTCATGTTTCCGAACAGAGATACTTCATTCAATGAGATTTCAGAACCCAAACATCTATGCAAGTGTTCCATGCAATTCTTCTTTTCCCTATCTACAAAATTACCGGTGGTTTCATAACTTCATATTAGTGGTTGTGTTCGTTGGCTCAATTATCTTGGCATTGATCAGTTTGGTAAGTAAAACTTTTTGTATTAGACAAGACAGACATCTCATTCTTATCAAGGTAACGCCTAACGCGGCGAGGGTTTGATGCATGAAGAACGAAGTGCAAGGAATGGTGCAAAGATTTGTCTGACAATTAAGTAAACAGCTGTATACAGAGTCCGGTCTCCTATGAGAATGTCCAGCATAGATCAGGGCTCGAGCACCTGTAGCTCGTAGACATCATAGCCACCACTAAAATTCGAGGGCGCACAGATTGCCAGTCTTGTGCACTATTGCGTCAGAAAGATGTAGAGACTAGGGTTTAAAGAAACCAGAATAGTAGAAACTGTCATTAAACCTACATTATTATCTGAAACAATGGTCCAGTTTTATCAACTTGTATATTCTCTGCATTTTTCTTCTCTTTAACCTGCATGGCAGTTGGAAACATAGATGTGGGACTAAGCACCACTGTCATGATTCATGGATCAATAATTTTTAAACTCATAGGAATCACAACTTGCGATAGCATGGTGGTATCAAACTATCGATGCACCAAGCAAACCAAGATGATCAAACCGAAATATGCATTACCAAGAGCCGAATATGTATAAACTGAAGCGATATAAGTCAATTAAGATTTGAAGACAAACTTATCATTGCACTGAACTGGAAACTTTATATTAGTGTGGCATGAGTCTTAGAGCATATCATCACTCACTTGCTTGAGCTTCCTATTGCAGTCTCCAAGAGATGCTCAATTCTGTATTTCATAACAGGCTGCCCAGATCTCGTCCTCCTAAACATCTTCTCCCTCAGCTCCTTTCGCTTCGCTTCGGACTTCTCCCGCTCCTCCTTCTTTGCCTGGATTATTGCATCACGCTCCTTCTTTGCCTTCTCATCTTCCACACGTTTCTTCTCATACTCTACATTCAAGCTTTGTGAGGTGCGCTTCTTCATCTTGTCATGTGGCCTTGGCGCATCCTTTGCATCATCACCTGCTTCCTATAATTCAAAATTGCACAGAATATAAGATATTGCAACTATCTTTCTGTCTACTTTGTAGTACTAACAGCGTATAATGTAAAGTTATGACCAACATGTAGAAATAAAAGAATGTAAAAGTCAATTGCAACTTCAGCCCCAACATTTCATCCACTTTGGTCAAATTATAACTTTAAAAGTTAAAGCAGTCTTGGTACTTCAGAGGAATTACCTCACGGATAGGAAAAGATGGAGGACGGTTTGACTGGTCTTGTTGCTTACTTGACTTTTTGTACTTGCTTATCAATTTAGCATTCCTGTAGAACTCTTTCTGCTTCTCTGTAGATGAGAGCAAGGGTTAAACTAGAATAGTTATGTTGCTGACTCTGGCCATTATTGTAACTGAATATGGCAAAGGAAGCACATATAAACATAATACTATAATAGACATGATAAATGGACAGAACGTTTATGATAAACAAGTCAAAAGTATTAATAGCAACTTGACCTCAAGCTATGACCAACGTTTATTAAGCACCACCAACCAGCATGAGTTCAAACATGTTTACGCTCATCACATTCTTTGCATTATG encodes:
- the LOC124656113 gene encoding uncharacterized protein LOC124656113 gives rise to the protein MKRPPPRDDAAAAAAGSSEGGARGGFKKGRGMWGGKKRNEQRLGGKGGALSLAAFANAKSRNTGYNPALIKKQKEFYRNAKLISKYKKSSKQQDQSNRPPSFPIREEAGDDAKDAPRPHDKMKKRTSQSLNVEYEKKRVEDEKAKKERDAIIQAKKEEREKSEAKRKELREKMFRRTRSGQPVMKYRIEHLLETAIGSSSKLTRWTLSSGSDSSKFSRPQMISTTTMPKL